One Ahaetulla prasina isolate Xishuangbanna chromosome 17, ASM2864084v1, whole genome shotgun sequence genomic window carries:
- the SCAMP3 gene encoding secretory carrier-associated membrane protein 3 yields MNSQNGGGNPFEGDAGNPFQDPGIIQHRPNTDYATLDVYNPFDNSGLPPPYQPPASAPTIPSVPTVPVSEVPKKHNNAEPRNYGSYGTQEATTAATADLLKRQEELNRKAEELDRRERELQNAALSSGAARPNNWPPLPSVCPVKPCFYQDISVEIPVEFQKTVTIMYYLWMASTVALFINFLASLIWFCVDSSGASGFGLSILWTLIFTPCSFVCWYRPMYKAFRSDSSFNFFVFFFIFFAQNVMYVLQAVGIPGWGFSGWIISFVALREQPGVGIFMILVAVLFTIVAGLGIIMLKRIHSLYRRTGASFQKAQAEFAAGVLSNQTVRTAAANAAAGAAANSFQAP; encoded by the exons ATGAACAGCCAGAACGGAGGGGGGAACCCTTTCGAGGGAGACGCGGGGAATCCCTTCCAG GATCCAGGCATAATTCAGCACCGGCCAAATACAGATTATGCTACCCTGGATGTATATAATCCTTTTGATAATTCGGGG CTTCCCCCGCCATACCAGCCCCCGGCCTCGGCTCCCACAATCCCCTCTGTGCCCACAGTTCCTGTCTCGGAGGTGCCTAAGAAACACAACAATGCGGAGCCCAGAAATTACGGCTCGTACGGGACCCag GAAGCGACCACCGCCGCTACCGCCGACCTCTTAAAGCGCCAAGAAGAGCTGAATCGGAAAGCCGAAGAACTGGACCGGAGAGAGCGAGAGCTGCAGAACGCGGCCTTGAGCAGCGGGGCAG CCAGGCCAAACAACTGGCCCCCGCTGCCTTCCGTCTGCCCCGTGAAGCCCTGTTTCTATCAGGATATTTCCGTCGAGATTCCCGTGGAATTCCAAAAAACGGTCACCATCATGTACTACCTCTGGATGG CCAGCACGGTGGCTCTTTTCATCAACTTCCTGGCCTCCCTGATCTGGTTCTGCGTGGATTCCTCGGGCGCTTCCGGATTCGGCCTCTCGATCCTCTGGACTTTGATTTTCACGCCTTGCTCCTTCGTCTGCTGGTATCGACCGATGTACAAAGCTTTCCG GAGCGACAGCTCTTTCAacttcttcgtcttcttcttcatcttcttcgccCAAAACGTGATGTACGTCCTGCAGGCCGTTGGAATTCCCGGTTGGGGCTTCAG CGGTTGGATTATCAGCTTCGTCGCCCTGCGAGAACAGCCGGGGGTGGGCATTTTCATGATCCTTGTCGCCGTGTTATTCACCATCGTTGCTGGGCTGGGCATCATCATGTTGAAACGG ATCCACTCCCTTTATCGCCGCACCGGCGCCAGCTTCCAAAAAGCCCAGGCCGAATTCGCCGCCGGCGTTTTGTCCAACCAGACGGTCCGCACGGCGGCAGCCAACGCTGCAGCCGGAGCGGCAGCCAACTCGTTCCAGGCCCCGTAA
- the LOC131186388 gene encoding complexin-3-like, translated as MRSGFGDAVKDLLCGLSTDSVKDKDMGVQRSHSWEPVKVQGHPRQKAERDAAFNRQKAQRASLRAHLREKYNLPKNPADEKQLEAVGVKLQLPRDLLSIVQPNAANLPGFGGIDFDSLQTTLQSPAQSFSRPGQCRIM; from the exons ATGAGATCGGGGTTTGGGGACGCGGTCAAAGATCTGCTCTGCGGCTTGTCAACGGATTCCGTCAAGGACAAAGATATGGGCGTCCAAAGAAGTCACAGCTGGGAGCCGGTCAAAGTGCAGGGCCACCCGAGGCAGAA GGCCGAAAGAGACGCAGCCTTTAACCGGCAGAAAGCACAGCGTGCTTCTCTCCGAGCTCATTTGCGGGAGAAATACAACCTCCCAAAG aACCCGGCGGACGAAAAGCAGCTGGAAGCCGTGGGGGTTAAGCTTCAGCTGCCCCGAGACCTTCTCAGCATCGTACAACCCAACGCGGCCAACCTCCCCGGCTTCGGCGGGATAGATTTCGACTCCTTGCAAACGACCCTCCAGAGCCCAGCGCAGTCTTTCTCACGCCCGGGCCAATGTCGTATCATGTGA
- the CLK2 gene encoding dual specificity protein kinase CLK2 isoform X2 translates to MPRSRRFLSSERSSRGSYRECYRSRKHKRRRSRSRSSSSERWRPREDSYHVRSRSYDDQSSDRHAYDRRYLEDYRRDGYSDRGGDAYYEPEYHPSDEYQRSREGSYRNCKSNRRKRQRKRHGSHSFSHSSSSRPGSRRRAKNVEVDVEGHLVYRVGDCLQERYEIVTTLGEGTFGRVVQCIDHRRGNTQVALKIIKNVEKYKEAARLEINVLEKINEKDPNNQNLCVRMYDWFDYHGHMCISFELLGLSTFDFLKDNNYLPYPLHQIRHMAYQVCQAVRFLHENKLTHTDLKPENILFVNSDYEMTYNLEKKRDERSIKNTAIRVVDFGSATFDHEHHSTIVSTRHYRAPEVILELGWTQPCDVWSVGCIIFEYYMGFTLFQTHDNREHLAMMERILGPIPSRMIRKTRKQKYFYHGHLDWDENTSAGRYVRENCKPLRRYLASEAVEHHQLFDLLEGMLEYEPAKRVTLSEALKHPFFSLLQLQPAPKAWDSNRDISR, encoded by the exons ATGCCTCGTTCTCGGAGATTTCTCTCTTCAGAACGCAGCAGCCGGGGCAGCTACCGCGAGTGTTACCGAAGCCGTAAACACAAGCGGCGACGGAGCCGTTCCCGCTCGAGTAGCAGTGAGCGATGGCGTCCCAGAGAGGATAGCTATCATGTCCGATCCCGGAG TTACGACGATCAGTCGTCCGACCGACATGCCTACGACCGGCGATACCTGGAGGATTACCGGCGAGACGGCTACAGCGACCGGGGCGGCGATGCCTACTACGAACCCGAATACCACCCTTCGGATGAGTACCAACGTTCTCGGGAGGGCAGTTACCGGAACTGCAAGAGCAACCGGCGGAAACGGCAACGGAAACGGCACGGAAGCCACTCCTTCAGCCATTCCTCCTCG AGTCGTCCCGGCAGCAGGAGGAGAGCCAAGAACGTGGAAGTCGACGTGGAAGGCCACCTCGTCTATCGGGTCGGCGACTGTCTGCAGGAGAGAT ATGAGATCGTCACCACTCTCGGGGAAGGCACCTTCGGTCGTGTGGTGCAATGCATCGATCACCGCAG GGGCAACACCCAGGTGGCTCTCAAAATCATCAAGAACGTCGAGAAATACAAAGAAGCCGCTCGCTTGGAGATCAACGTGCTGGAGAAAATTAACGAGAAAGATCCCAACAACCAAaa CCTCTGCGTCCGGATGTACGACTGGTTCGACTACCACGGCCACATGTGCATTTCTTTCGAGCTCCTGGGCCTCAGCACCTTCGACTTCCTGAAGGATAACAACTACCTGCCCTACCCGCTCCACCAGATCAGGCACATGGCCTACCAAGTGTGCCAGGCGGTCAGAT TTCTACATGAGAACAAGCTCACCCATACGGACCTCAAGCCAGAGAACATCCTTTTCGTCAATTCGGACTACGAGATGACCTACAACCTGGAAAAG aAACGTGACGAGCGCAGCATCAAGAACACAGCCATTCGGGTGGTGGATTTTGGCAGTGCCACTTTCGACCACGAGCATCACAGCACCATCGTCTCCACGCGGCACTATCGGGCACCCGAGGTCATTTTAG AACTTGGCTGGACTCAACCTTGCGACGTTTGGAGCGTTGGCTGTATTATCTTCGAGTATTATATGGGCTTCACCTTGTTCCAG aCCCATGACAATCGCGAACACCTGGCTATGATGGAGCGTATCTTAGGCCCCATCCCATCCCGGATGATCCGAAAAACAAG gaagcagaaatatttctaccaCGGACATTTGGACTGGGATGAGAATACCTCTGCGGGGCGCTACGTGCGCGAAAACTGCAAGCCGCTCCGG AGGTACCTGGCGTCCGAAGCCGTAGAACACCACCAGCTCTTCGACCTCCTGGAGGGCATGCTAGAATACGAACCGGCCAAACGGGTGACCCTTTCCGAGGCCCTCAAGCACCCCTTCTTCAGCCTCCTCCAACTCCAGCCCGCCCCGAAAGCTTGGGATTCGAACCGGGACATCAGCCGGTGA
- the CLK2 gene encoding dual specificity protein kinase CLK2 isoform X3 encodes MYDWFDYHGHMCISFELLGLSTFDFLKDNNYLPYPLHQIRHMAYQVCQAVRFLHENKLTHTDLKPENILFVNSDYEMTYNLEKKRDERSIKNTAIRVVDFGSATFDHEHHSTIVSTRHYRAPEVILELGWTQPCDVWSVGCIIFEYYMGFTLFQTHDNREHLAMMERILGPIPSRMIRKTRKQKYFYHGHLDWDENTSAGRYVRENCKPLRRYLASEAVEHHQLFDLLEGMLEYEPAKRVTLSEALKHPFFSLLQLQPAPKAWDSNRDISR; translated from the exons ATGTACGACTGGTTCGACTACCACGGCCACATGTGCATTTCTTTCGAGCTCCTGGGCCTCAGCACCTTCGACTTCCTGAAGGATAACAACTACCTGCCCTACCCGCTCCACCAGATCAGGCACATGGCCTACCAAGTGTGCCAGGCGGTCAGAT TTCTACATGAGAACAAGCTCACCCATACGGACCTCAAGCCAGAGAACATCCTTTTCGTCAATTCGGACTACGAGATGACCTACAACCTGGAAAAG aAACGTGACGAGCGCAGCATCAAGAACACAGCCATTCGGGTGGTGGATTTTGGCAGTGCCACTTTCGACCACGAGCATCACAGCACCATCGTCTCCACGCGGCACTATCGGGCACCCGAGGTCATTTTAG AACTTGGCTGGACTCAACCTTGCGACGTTTGGAGCGTTGGCTGTATTATCTTCGAGTATTATATGGGCTTCACCTTGTTCCAG aCCCATGACAATCGCGAACACCTGGCTATGATGGAGCGTATCTTAGGCCCCATCCCATCCCGGATGATCCGAAAAACAAG gaagcagaaatatttctaccaCGGACATTTGGACTGGGATGAGAATACCTCTGCGGGGCGCTACGTGCGCGAAAACTGCAAGCCGCTCCGG AGGTACCTGGCGTCCGAAGCCGTAGAACACCACCAGCTCTTCGACCTCCTGGAGGGCATGCTAGAATACGAACCGGCCAAACGGGTGACCCTTTCCGAGGCCCTCAAGCACCCCTTCTTCAGCCTCCTCCAACTCCAGCCCGCCCCGAAAGCTTGGGATTCGAACCGGGACATCAGCCGGTGA
- the CLK2 gene encoding dual specificity protein kinase CLK2 isoform X1 codes for MPRSRRFLSSERSSRGSYRECYRSRKHKRRRSRSRSSSSERWRPREDSYHVRSRSYDDQSSDRHAYDRRYLEDYRRDGYSDRGGDAYYEPEYHPSDEYQRSREGSYRNCKSNRRKRQRKRHGSHSFSHSSSQSRPGSRRRAKNVEVDVEGHLVYRVGDCLQERYEIVTTLGEGTFGRVVQCIDHRRGNTQVALKIIKNVEKYKEAARLEINVLEKINEKDPNNQNLCVRMYDWFDYHGHMCISFELLGLSTFDFLKDNNYLPYPLHQIRHMAYQVCQAVRFLHENKLTHTDLKPENILFVNSDYEMTYNLEKKRDERSIKNTAIRVVDFGSATFDHEHHSTIVSTRHYRAPEVILELGWTQPCDVWSVGCIIFEYYMGFTLFQTHDNREHLAMMERILGPIPSRMIRKTRKQKYFYHGHLDWDENTSAGRYVRENCKPLRRYLASEAVEHHQLFDLLEGMLEYEPAKRVTLSEALKHPFFSLLQLQPAPKAWDSNRDISR; via the exons ATGCCTCGTTCTCGGAGATTTCTCTCTTCAGAACGCAGCAGCCGGGGCAGCTACCGCGAGTGTTACCGAAGCCGTAAACACAAGCGGCGACGGAGCCGTTCCCGCTCGAGTAGCAGTGAGCGATGGCGTCCCAGAGAGGATAGCTATCATGTCCGATCCCGGAG TTACGACGATCAGTCGTCCGACCGACATGCCTACGACCGGCGATACCTGGAGGATTACCGGCGAGACGGCTACAGCGACCGGGGCGGCGATGCCTACTACGAACCCGAATACCACCCTTCGGATGAGTACCAACGTTCTCGGGAGGGCAGTTACCGGAACTGCAAGAGCAACCGGCGGAAACGGCAACGGAAACGGCACGGAAGCCACTCCTTCAGCCATTCCTCCTCG CAGAGTCGTCCCGGCAGCAGGAGGAGAGCCAAGAACGTGGAAGTCGACGTGGAAGGCCACCTCGTCTATCGGGTCGGCGACTGTCTGCAGGAGAGAT ATGAGATCGTCACCACTCTCGGGGAAGGCACCTTCGGTCGTGTGGTGCAATGCATCGATCACCGCAG GGGCAACACCCAGGTGGCTCTCAAAATCATCAAGAACGTCGAGAAATACAAAGAAGCCGCTCGCTTGGAGATCAACGTGCTGGAGAAAATTAACGAGAAAGATCCCAACAACCAAaa CCTCTGCGTCCGGATGTACGACTGGTTCGACTACCACGGCCACATGTGCATTTCTTTCGAGCTCCTGGGCCTCAGCACCTTCGACTTCCTGAAGGATAACAACTACCTGCCCTACCCGCTCCACCAGATCAGGCACATGGCCTACCAAGTGTGCCAGGCGGTCAGAT TTCTACATGAGAACAAGCTCACCCATACGGACCTCAAGCCAGAGAACATCCTTTTCGTCAATTCGGACTACGAGATGACCTACAACCTGGAAAAG aAACGTGACGAGCGCAGCATCAAGAACACAGCCATTCGGGTGGTGGATTTTGGCAGTGCCACTTTCGACCACGAGCATCACAGCACCATCGTCTCCACGCGGCACTATCGGGCACCCGAGGTCATTTTAG AACTTGGCTGGACTCAACCTTGCGACGTTTGGAGCGTTGGCTGTATTATCTTCGAGTATTATATGGGCTTCACCTTGTTCCAG aCCCATGACAATCGCGAACACCTGGCTATGATGGAGCGTATCTTAGGCCCCATCCCATCCCGGATGATCCGAAAAACAAG gaagcagaaatatttctaccaCGGACATTTGGACTGGGATGAGAATACCTCTGCGGGGCGCTACGTGCGCGAAAACTGCAAGCCGCTCCGG AGGTACCTGGCGTCCGAAGCCGTAGAACACCACCAGCTCTTCGACCTCCTGGAGGGCATGCTAGAATACGAACCGGCCAAACGGGTGACCCTTTCCGAGGCCCTCAAGCACCCCTTCTTCAGCCTCCTCCAACTCCAGCCCGCCCCGAAAGCTTGGGATTCGAACCGGGACATCAGCCGGTGA